The following are encoded together in the Bradyrhizobium sp. CCGUVB1N3 genome:
- the fliQ gene encoding flagellar biosynthesis protein FliQ, with translation MNERDALDIVQQAIWTIIIASGPAVGAAMLVGTIIALIQALTQVQEVTLTFVPKIIVILLVVAVSGSFIGAHLSTFTEMVYARIEHGF, from the coding sequence ATGAACGAGAGGGACGCCCTCGACATCGTCCAGCAGGCGATCTGGACGATCATCATCGCCTCGGGTCCGGCGGTCGGCGCGGCGATGCTGGTCGGCACGATCATCGCGCTCATCCAGGCCCTGACCCAGGTCCAGGAGGTGACGCTGACCTTCGTTCCGAAGATCATCGTCATCCTGCTTGTCGTGGCGGTCTCCGGCTCCTTCATCGGGGCGCATCTCTCCACCTTCACCGAAATGGTGTACGCGCGGATCGAGCACGGATTCTGA
- the flgD gene encoding flagellar hook assembly protein FlgD, which translates to MNVTSATDATSTQSTSTGSTTTTATNTVDYNTFLQLLIAEMKNQDPTNPMDTSQYMSQFAQLSTVEQAMQTNSKLDALLSSSALSQADGLIGHTASYTDSSGTTVSGKIASVSINTDGAVATLENGTRIPVGAGLTIS; encoded by the coding sequence ATGAACGTCACCAGCGCAACCGACGCGACCAGCACGCAGTCGACCTCGACCGGGTCCACCACCACGACGGCGACCAACACGGTCGACTACAACACCTTCCTTCAGCTCCTCATCGCCGAGATGAAGAACCAGGATCCGACCAATCCGATGGACACCTCGCAATACATGAGCCAGTTCGCGCAGCTCTCGACGGTCGAGCAGGCCATGCAGACCAATTCGAAGCTCGACGCGCTGCTTTCCTCCTCGGCGCTGTCCCAGGCCGACGGGTTGATCGGGCACACGGCGAGCTATACCGACAGCAGTGGAACGACGGTGAGCGGCAAGATCGCCTCGGTCTCCATCAACACCGACGGCGCGGTCGCCACGCTCGAGAACGGTACGCGCATCCCGGTCGGCGCCGGGCTTACCATCAGCTAG
- the flbT gene encoding flagellar biosynthesis repressor FlbT, which yields MKISLRAGERIYVNGAVLRVDRKVSLELVNDVMFLLEGQVMQAAEATTALRQLYFIVQHMLMNPTDIVDAAALYGQHHAALQAVCENRQMLEGLATIDELVGASRYYEALKRIRALFPVEQAILAGSATNVPFEAA from the coding sequence ATGAAGATATCCTTGCGCGCGGGCGAGCGGATCTACGTCAACGGGGCGGTGCTGCGTGTGGACCGGAAGGTCTCGCTTGAGCTCGTCAATGACGTGATGTTCCTTCTGGAAGGCCAGGTCATGCAGGCGGCTGAAGCCACGACGGCGCTGCGCCAGCTCTATTTCATCGTCCAGCACATGCTGATGAACCCGACCGACATCGTCGATGCGGCTGCGCTCTACGGGCAGCATCACGCCGCCCTGCAGGCGGTCTGCGAGAACCGGCAGATGCTGGAGGGCCTCGCCACGATCGACGAGTTGGTCGGAGCGAGCCGTTACTACGAGGCCTTGAAGCGGATTCGGGCGCTGTTCCCGGTGGAGCAGGCGATCCTGGCCGGCTCTGCGACCAACGTTCCCTTCGAGGCGGCCTGA
- the flaF gene encoding flagellar biosynthesis regulator FlaF has protein sequence MTFEAYEAVVEDSSLEARGRERMALTLGIDRLERLGKGLFSTEDLVETLLYVRRLWAIFIEDLSHPDNGLPEQLRADIISIGLWVIKEADRLREDKSNDVVQLVEINRVIRDAL, from the coding sequence ATGACGTTTGAAGCTTATGAAGCGGTCGTGGAAGACAGCAGCCTTGAGGCGCGAGGACGCGAGCGGATGGCCTTGACGCTCGGCATCGACCGGTTGGAGCGGCTTGGCAAGGGTCTGTTCAGTACCGAGGATCTGGTCGAAACCCTGCTTTATGTCCGCCGCTTGTGGGCGATCTTCATCGAGGATCTCTCGCATCCGGACAACGGCTTGCCCGAGCAGCTCCGCGCCGACATCATCTCGATCGGCCTGTGGGTCATCAAGGAGGCCGATCGCCTGCGCGAGGACAAATCGAACGACGTGGTGCAGCTCGTCGAGATCAACCGCGTGATCCGAGACGCGCTCTGA